One Pseudodesulfovibrio cashew DNA window includes the following coding sequences:
- a CDS encoding sensor histidine kinase, whose amino-acid sequence MIKPTFWDTDSSLGPGKSLFNYRRIWRFAIALLTVVALIPLLVMATIDYNVTRSSLESENLLRTARTTSNTRRTVASFLKERTKALDFLAEHEGIANLRDCDNLASILASLKSSFGGFVDIGIINNQGSQIAYIGPYDLLGRDYRDQAWFENTMTQGTYVSNVFLGFRDEPHLVVARKVYDAKADEAYILRATLDTAQFNAMLASLDLPGGGDAFLVDVDGLIQTPSKFHGKLLQKVDVDIPGYSEKTSVQQTRGGDGTEYTVGYAYVRGTPFVVLVVKHTEELMKPLRTIRMELLWILATSVALILLVIVGVATYMVNKIYIADQTRARTLHRMEHTNRMASIGRLAAGVAHEINNPLAIINEKAGLISDLFHFKQEYAQDERLQKNIQSIIDSVARCGRITKRLLSFARHIDVEMDSIKFKELADEVIDFLRKEAEYRSITLDMNIPEDLPEFISDRGKLQQIFLNLVNNAFQAMSDGGTLSISAAKAAKDSLVFTVADDGCGIPETDLKRIFDPFFSTKKKTGGTGLGLSITYGLVQELGGTMSVESEVGRGTKFTITMPLAGPDKA is encoded by the coding sequence ATGATCAAACCAACGTTCTGGGATACCGATTCCAGTCTTGGACCGGGCAAGAGCCTGTTCAACTATCGGCGCATCTGGCGTTTCGCCATCGCGTTGCTGACGGTTGTCGCGCTCATCCCGCTGCTGGTCATGGCAACCATCGACTATAACGTCACCCGGAGTTCCCTGGAATCCGAAAACCTCCTGCGCACCGCACGGACTACCTCCAATACGCGGCGCACCGTGGCGTCCTTTCTGAAGGAGCGAACCAAGGCATTGGACTTCCTGGCTGAGCACGAAGGAATCGCCAACCTGCGGGACTGCGACAACCTGGCTTCCATCCTGGCTTCGCTCAAGTCCAGCTTTGGCGGCTTCGTGGACATCGGCATCATCAACAACCAGGGCAGCCAGATCGCCTACATCGGGCCATACGACCTGTTGGGCAGGGACTACCGGGACCAGGCGTGGTTCGAGAACACCATGACCCAGGGGACCTACGTCAGCAACGTTTTCCTCGGCTTTCGCGATGAGCCCCACCTGGTGGTGGCGCGCAAGGTCTACGACGCCAAGGCGGACGAGGCCTACATCCTGCGGGCCACCCTGGACACGGCCCAGTTCAACGCCATGCTGGCCTCTCTGGACCTGCCGGGCGGTGGCGACGCCTTCCTGGTTGACGTGGACGGCCTGATTCAGACGCCCTCCAAATTTCATGGCAAGCTGTTGCAGAAGGTGGACGTGGATATCCCGGGCTATTCGGAGAAGACCAGCGTTCAGCAGACCAGGGGAGGGGACGGCACCGAGTATACCGTGGGCTACGCCTACGTGCGCGGCACCCCGTTCGTGGTCTTGGTGGTTAAGCATACAGAGGAGCTGATGAAGCCGCTCCGGACCATCCGCATGGAGCTGCTCTGGATATTGGCCACGAGCGTCGCCCTCATTCTGCTGGTTATCGTCGGCGTTGCCACCTACATGGTCAACAAAATCTATATTGCGGACCAGACCCGGGCGCGGACCCTGCACCGCATGGAGCACACCAACCGCATGGCCTCCATCGGCAGGCTGGCCGCGGGTGTGGCCCATGAGATCAACAACCCGCTGGCCATCATCAACGAGAAGGCCGGGCTGATCAGCGATTTGTTCCATTTCAAGCAGGAATACGCTCAAGACGAGCGGTTGCAGAAGAACATCCAGTCGATTATCGACTCCGTGGCGCGTTGCGGCAGGATCACCAAGCGGTTGCTCAGTTTCGCCCGGCACATCGACGTGGAGATGGACTCCATCAAGTTCAAGGAACTGGCCGACGAGGTCATCGATTTCCTTCGCAAGGAGGCTGAGTACCGGTCCATCACCCTGGATATGAACATCCCGGAGGACCTTCCGGAATTCATCTCGGACCGAGGCAAGCTCCAGCAGATTTTTCTCAACCTGGTGAACAACGCCTTTCAGGCGATGAGCGATGGTGGTACGTTGTCCATCTCGGCGGCCAAGGCCGCCAAGGACTCGCTGGTTTTCACCGTGGCTGACGACGGCTGCGGCATCCCCGAAACGGATCTCAAGCGGATTTTCGACCCATTCTTTTCCACCAAGAAGAAGACCGGCGGGACCGGGCTCGGGCTTTCCATCACCTACGGCCTTGTGCAGGAGCTCGGCGGAACCATGTCCGTCGAGAGCGAGGTGGGCCGGGGGACGAAATTCACCATAACAATGCCCCTGGCGGGGCCGGACAAAGCGTGA
- a CDS encoding response regulator, translated as MKVLLVDDEVELVSAMAERLGFRGVEADWTDNGASALEMAEKTDYDVAVLDMKMPKISGLELQEKLAEKHPGMRFIFLSGHGSEKDFKAGCAAGCEYLIKPIQLEDLLEKLNQAVC; from the coding sequence ATGAAAGTACTTTTGGTTGACGACGAAGTGGAGCTGGTTTCCGCCATGGCGGAGCGGCTCGGATTCCGGGGCGTTGAGGCGGACTGGACCGACAATGGCGCTTCCGCCCTTGAGATGGCGGAGAAGACGGACTATGACGTGGCCGTTCTGGATATGAAGATGCCCAAGATCAGCGGCCTGGAGCTTCAGGAGAAGTTGGCTGAAAAACATCCGGGCATGCGGTTCATCTTCCTTTCCGGACATGGCTCGGAAAAGGACTTCAAGGCGGGTTGCGCCGCCGGATGCGAATATTTGATCAAGCCCATCCAACTGGAAGACCTGTTGGAAAAACTCAATCAGGCCGTCTGCTAG
- a CDS encoding sensor histidine kinase, with amino-acid sequence MTTSASEAHQGLQFFGRISASVSHEIKNVFAVINESAGLIEDFTLMAERGMPIQPEKLKSVAASIQGQVRRGDSIVRNMNAFAHSADEPVREVNLAETLGLIVALTTRLADMKQVRLTLGDCESISRKANPFDLMRLLHGAMEACLDGLAPGDSLVACVKSADGGASFSLSAPGKDVPFASDASLSSLAQAMGLRIISEEGTGTLELLFPAA; translated from the coding sequence ATGACCACATCCGCCTCCGAAGCCCACCAGGGGCTGCAATTTTTCGGACGTATAAGCGCGTCCGTGTCCCATGAGATCAAGAACGTCTTCGCCGTAATCAACGAGTCGGCGGGCCTGATCGAGGACTTCACGCTCATGGCCGAGCGCGGCATGCCCATCCAGCCGGAAAAGCTGAAGAGTGTCGCGGCCTCCATCCAGGGCCAAGTTCGGCGCGGTGATTCCATCGTCCGTAACATGAACGCGTTCGCGCATTCCGCCGACGAACCGGTGCGGGAAGTGAACCTGGCTGAAACCCTGGGCCTCATCGTGGCCCTGACCACCCGACTGGCCGACATGAAACAGGTCAGGCTGACCCTGGGGGATTGCGAATCGATCTCCAGGAAGGCCAACCCCTTTGACCTGATGCGGCTGCTGCATGGAGCCATGGAGGCCTGTCTCGACGGGCTGGCTCCCGGTGACAGTCTGGTGGCGTGTGTGAAGTCCGCAGACGGCGGCGCATCGTTCTCCCTTTCCGCCCCCGGAAAGGATGTGCCGTTCGCGAGTGATGCATCGCTTTCCTCCCTGGCGCAGGCAATGGGCCTGCGCATTATCTCGGAGGAAGGCACCGGGACTCTTGAGCTGCTGTTCCCGGCGGCTTGA
- a CDS encoding response regulator produces the protein MPEKVLLIDDEEEFLSALSERMEIRGMNVTTASNADAAVTALDNNEFDAIILDLQMPDMNGIEMLKVIKKSHPEMQVILLTGKATLEAGIEAMKLGAMDFMEKPADIQSLTEKIKKAQAKKMLLVEKQTADKVDEILKSKGW, from the coding sequence ATGCCAGAAAAAGTGTTGCTCATCGACGACGAAGAGGAATTCCTGAGCGCGCTGTCCGAACGGATGGAGATTCGCGGCATGAATGTCACCACGGCGTCCAACGCCGATGCCGCAGTCACCGCCCTGGACAACAACGAGTTCGACGCCATCATCCTTGACCTGCAGATGCCCGACATGAACGGCATCGAGATGCTCAAGGTCATCAAGAAGAGCCACCCCGAGATGCAGGTCATCCTGCTCACCGGCAAGGCCACGTTGGAGGCGGGTATAGAGGCCATGAAGCTCGGTGCCATGGACTTCATGGAAAAGCCCGCGGACATCCAGTCCCTCACCGAGAAGATCAAGAAGGCTCAGGCCAAGAAGATGCTTCTGGTGGAAAAGCAAACGGCCGACAAGGTCGACGAGATCCTCAAGTCAAAGGGTTGGTAG
- a CDS encoding Rossmann-like domain-containing protein codes for MKTILETVRDKALVLWEKADILGENITVSAGPLSVKEAIGTPDETDFPIQKGKEKLMEAVFRNQRGQAFTDHYGNYAGTLREVTDLPLDNNFNRAVFVSTLNAVSRYLGMADHTIHCKDQGPKECSRKVFEHIRDNYGAKRITIIGFQPTLAEALSSEVEVRLIDLDPDNIGQKKRGVLIEGGEATHDAMEWCDLLLVTGTTLGNATIDLFLTDKPVLFYGTTIAGGAGLMGWDRFCPMSN; via the coding sequence ATGAAAACCATACTGGAAACCGTCCGGGACAAGGCCCTCGTCCTCTGGGAGAAAGCGGACATCCTGGGTGAAAATATTACCGTTTCCGCCGGACCGCTCAGCGTGAAAGAGGCCATCGGCACGCCGGACGAGACCGACTTCCCCATCCAGAAGGGCAAGGAGAAACTCATGGAGGCCGTGTTCCGCAACCAGCGAGGGCAGGCCTTCACTGACCACTACGGCAACTACGCAGGAACCCTGCGCGAGGTCACGGACCTGCCGTTGGACAACAACTTCAACCGCGCCGTGTTCGTCTCCACTTTGAACGCGGTCTCGCGCTATCTGGGCATGGCGGATCACACCATTCACTGCAAGGACCAGGGCCCCAAGGAATGCTCCCGCAAGGTGTTCGAACATATCCGGGACAACTACGGTGCAAAGCGCATCACCATCATCGGCTTCCAGCCCACCTTGGCCGAAGCCCTGAGCAGCGAGGTGGAAGTACGGCTCATCGACCTGGACCCGGACAACATCGGCCAGAAGAAACGCGGTGTGCTCATCGAGGGCGGCGAAGCCACCCATGACGCCATGGAGTGGTGCGACCTGCTGCTCGTCACGGGCACTACTTTGGGCAACGCCACCATCGACCTGTTCCTGACCGACAAACCCGTGCTCTTCTACGGCACCACCATTGCGGGCGGGGCCGGGCTCATGGGCTGGGACCGCTTCTGTCCCATGAGCAACTGA
- a CDS encoding molybdate ABC transporter permease subunit → MDFLAILAEPKTTGPLWLTIKTLAAAGVLHLVGGVLLGYYLTTGRGALRSAVDFLVTLPLVFPPIATGFILLMILGRAGIVGEHLPIDVVFSFTGVVLASFVAGMPLMVKPLVAALQGDVKQLSETARVLGKSQWQTYWLVLLPVVKRNVAAGWFLALGRSLGEVGITLMLGGNIIGRTNTLSLEIYNAVFSGEFDRAIVLSVVIGFFSLIIFAALKRLSAV, encoded by the coding sequence GTGGACTTTCTAGCAATTCTCGCCGAGCCCAAGACAACCGGTCCGCTCTGGCTGACCATCAAGACTCTGGCGGCGGCGGGCGTGTTGCACCTGGTCGGCGGAGTCCTGCTCGGCTACTACCTGACCACGGGCCGGGGCGCGCTGCGCTCGGCGGTGGACTTCCTGGTCACGCTCCCGCTCGTCTTCCCGCCCATCGCCACGGGGTTCATCCTGCTGATGATCCTCGGGCGGGCCGGGATCGTCGGGGAGCACCTGCCCATCGACGTGGTCTTCAGCTTCACCGGGGTGGTCCTGGCCTCCTTCGTGGCCGGGATGCCGCTCATGGTGAAGCCGCTGGTGGCGGCCCTGCAGGGGGACGTGAAACAATTGTCCGAGACGGCCAGGGTCCTCGGCAAGAGTCAGTGGCAGACCTATTGGCTGGTGCTGTTGCCCGTGGTAAAACGCAACGTGGCTGCGGGTTGGTTTCTCGCCCTTGGGCGCTCCCTGGGCGAGGTGGGCATCACGCTCATGCTCGGGGGCAACATCATCGGCAGGACCAACACGCTCTCACTGGAAATTTACAACGCAGTGTTTTCCGGGGAGTTCGACAGGGCCATCGTCCTGTCCGTAGTAATCGGCTTCTTTTCACTGATAATTTTCGCCGCGCTCAAACGGCTCTCCGCCGTATAG
- the modA gene encoding molybdate ABC transporter substrate-binding protein, translated as MKRIATLILCALLLAAFTIPAHAGNAVVAAGAGYKKMVNALNTAYEKATGKQIERLYGNMGRVTTLAKESGNVDIVLGDQSFLERARLPMAVQQVLGQGRLVLAFAKGSPFNCVADLDNDKVGRIAMPDSSKAIYGKAARQFLTNTDRLPGIKPKLVEVSTVPQVFSYLATKEVDMGFLNLTHALNVKDKIGGYVIVDDGKYTKINILAALLSNSPNPDEAKAFLEFLKTPEAREIITRNGL; from the coding sequence ATGAAAAGAATCGCCACCCTCATCCTTTGCGCCCTGCTCCTCGCCGCCTTCACCATCCCCGCGCACGCGGGCAATGCGGTGGTCGCCGCCGGAGCCGGATACAAGAAAATGGTCAACGCCCTGAACACGGCCTATGAAAAGGCCACCGGCAAGCAAATCGAACGACTTTACGGCAACATGGGCCGGGTCACCACCCTGGCCAAGGAAAGCGGCAACGTGGACATCGTCCTGGGCGACCAGAGCTTCCTGGAAAGGGCCCGCCTGCCCATGGCCGTGCAGCAGGTTCTCGGCCAGGGCCGCCTGGTTCTTGCCTTTGCCAAGGGAAGCCCGTTCAACTGTGTCGCCGACCTGGACAATGACAAGGTGGGCCGCATTGCCATGCCTGACAGCAGCAAAGCCATCTACGGCAAGGCCGCCAGGCAGTTCCTGACCAACACCGACCGCCTGCCCGGCATCAAGCCCAAGCTGGTGGAGGTATCCACCGTACCGCAGGTCTTCTCCTACCTGGCCACCAAGGAAGTGGACATGGGCTTCCTCAACCTGACCCATGCCCTGAACGTGAAGGACAAGATCGGCGGCTACGTCATCGTGGACGACGGCAAGTACACGAAGATCAACATCCTCGCGGCCCTGCTGAGCAACAGCCCCAACCCGGATGAGGCAAAAGCGTTCCTCGAATTCCTCAAGACCCCCGAAGCCCGGGAGATCATTACGCGTAACGGACTGTAG
- a CDS encoding ATP-binding cassette domain-containing protein has translation MTLTVNICKQLPHFQLRTNFTCRNGELTAIVGPSGAGKTTLVRLIAGLEAPDSGAISLNGRTWADSQTGEYVPTHKRRLGLVFQEYTLFPHMTVHKNITFGAPEGADVDALMKTFGILHLKNERPDSISGGERQRAAFCQALASKPDLLLLDEPFSALDVGTRSFLRDLLAELKTELGIPIVHVTHDLQEAEHLGDAIIAVEGGRIAPDWLSRHNHLVHPETTRTAPAYS, from the coding sequence ATGACCCTGACAGTAAATATATGCAAGCAACTGCCCCACTTCCAGCTGAGGACGAACTTCACCTGCCGCAACGGGGAGTTGACCGCCATCGTCGGCCCTTCCGGCGCGGGCAAGACCACACTGGTCAGGCTCATCGCCGGGCTTGAGGCCCCGGACTCCGGCGCGATCTCGCTGAACGGCAGGACCTGGGCCGACTCCCAAACCGGAGAGTACGTCCCCACCCACAAGCGCCGGTTGGGGCTGGTCTTCCAGGAGTACACCCTGTTCCCGCACATGACAGTGCACAAAAACATCACCTTCGGTGCACCCGAAGGAGCCGATGTGGACGCGCTGATGAAGACTTTCGGCATCTTGCACCTCAAGAACGAGCGGCCCGACTCCATCTCCGGCGGAGAAAGGCAGCGCGCGGCGTTTTGCCAGGCACTGGCAAGCAAACCCGATCTGCTCCTCCTCGATGAACCCTTCTCGGCCCTGGACGTCGGGACCCGCTCGTTTTTGCGAGACCTGCTGGCCGAGCTCAAGACCGAACTCGGCATCCCCATCGTTCACGTGACCCATGACCTTCAGGAGGCCGAGCACCTCGGCGACGCCATCATCGCCGTGGAAGGCGGGCGTATCGCCCCGGACTGGCTCAGCCGCCACAACCACCTCGTTCACCCGGAAACAACCCGAACCGCACCCGCGTACTCCTAA
- a CDS encoding LutC/YkgG family protein, with product MHNERDFLNRVREALGRTTSSPVDPALFNPRPEGEREARLTQAQRTPEERAALLALLKEAAVPLNLNVHEAATPDEAGEAIADIARNADTEWGGEKRLTLHDNPEIEALGLKDRLAGDGIAVDVAALLPDEDEMQGKQRLRAQAEAAFIGVTGANWGVADCGAIALLAGPGRGRATSLVPSIHIAVLPLERLLADLPELYAQLEDTELPTSFNFISGPSKTADIEAQLVHGAHGPREMHLIVVTG from the coding sequence ATGCATAACGAACGGGATTTCCTCAACCGCGTGCGCGAGGCCCTGGGCCGAACCACATCCTCCCCGGTGGACCCGGCGCTGTTCAATCCCCGCCCCGAAGGCGAACGGGAGGCCCGGCTCACACAGGCACAACGGACGCCCGAAGAGCGCGCAGCTTTGCTGGCCCTGCTCAAGGAAGCCGCCGTGCCCCTGAACCTGAACGTGCACGAGGCCGCCACCCCGGACGAGGCAGGCGAGGCCATCGCGGACATCGCCCGCAACGCAGACACGGAATGGGGCGGTGAAAAACGCCTCACCCTGCACGACAACCCCGAGATCGAAGCCCTTGGCCTGAAGGACAGGCTGGCCGGTGACGGAATCGCCGTGGACGTGGCCGCCCTCCTGCCCGACGAGGACGAGATGCAGGGCAAGCAGCGCCTGCGCGCCCAGGCCGAGGCGGCCTTCATCGGCGTGACCGGCGCGAACTGGGGCGTGGCAGACTGCGGGGCCATCGCCCTGCTGGCCGGTCCGGGACGCGGCAGGGCCACCTCGCTGGTGCCCTCCATCCACATCGCGGTGCTGCCCCTTGAGCGGCTTCTGGCAGACCTGCCCGAACTCTACGCGCAACTGGAAGACACCGAACTGCCCACCTCGTTCAACTTCATCTCCGGCCCGTCCAAAACCGCCGACATCGAGGCCCAACTGGTCCACGGCGCGCACGGCCCCCGCGAGATGCACCTCATCGTCGTCACGGGCTGA
- a CDS encoding LutB/LldF family L-lactate oxidation iron-sulfur protein — MHETNEKTYSELAREAVGNEELHAAIRMIQDRIGRGTRQLWKTEISPELRARAKAMRMRTLEHLDVVLATLAENIRKQGGHVYFARTAEDASRYCLEVARKNEVKRVVKGKSMTSAEIGVDPLLEKDGIEVVETDLGEYILQLAGEAPSHIIAPCIHMNRRQIGRLFQEKLGIPYSEDPPTLTKAARKALREKLLTADMGLTGCNLACAETGQVALVSNEGNIRMATTMPKVHVALMGMERVTSTLAEHETLLRLLTRGAAVQKISTYVSFVGGPRQPGEPDGPEEFHLVIIDNGRTDILADPRFREVLACIRCGGCLNICPVYGRIGGHAYNATYTGPIGSVVMPLLGGVNDHADLCRGETLCGACKDMCPVNNDLPRMLSELRHMLAYGDETWDVTPVDKTEAVAFKAWAAAMSSRKAYDLLVKSGRLLQAPFVRKGVLKHGVGPLGKWTADRDFPPIAKQTFAERWNTIHAKRLKEDGDA; from the coding sequence ATGCACGAGACGAACGAAAAGACCTACTCGGAACTGGCCCGCGAGGCCGTGGGCAACGAAGAACTGCACGCCGCCATCCGCATGATCCAGGACCGCATCGGACGCGGTACCCGGCAGTTATGGAAGACCGAAATTTCACCGGAGCTGCGCGCCAGGGCCAAGGCCATGCGCATGCGGACCCTGGAACACCTGGACGTGGTCCTGGCTACCCTGGCGGAAAACATCCGCAAACAGGGCGGGCACGTCTACTTCGCCAGGACCGCCGAGGACGCCAGCAGATACTGCCTGGAAGTGGCACGCAAGAACGAAGTCAAGCGCGTGGTCAAAGGCAAGTCCATGACCTCCGCCGAGATCGGCGTGGACCCGCTGCTGGAGAAAGACGGCATCGAGGTGGTCGAGACCGACCTCGGCGAATACATCCTCCAGTTGGCCGGCGAAGCCCCCTCGCACATCATCGCCCCGTGCATCCACATGAACCGGCGGCAGATCGGCAGGCTCTTTCAGGAAAAGCTCGGCATCCCCTACTCCGAAGACCCGCCGACCCTGACCAAGGCCGCACGCAAGGCACTCCGGGAGAAGCTGCTCACCGCCGACATGGGCCTGACCGGCTGCAACCTGGCCTGCGCCGAGACCGGCCAGGTGGCCCTGGTCTCCAACGAGGGCAATATCCGCATGGCCACGACCATGCCCAAGGTCCACGTGGCGCTCATGGGCATGGAGCGCGTCACCTCGACCCTGGCCGAGCACGAGACCCTGCTGCGCCTGCTCACGCGCGGCGCGGCGGTACAGAAGATTTCCACATACGTCAGCTTCGTGGGCGGGCCGCGCCAGCCGGGCGAGCCCGACGGTCCCGAGGAGTTCCACCTCGTGATCATCGACAACGGCCGCACCGACATCCTGGCCGACCCGCGCTTTCGCGAGGTGCTGGCCTGCATCCGCTGCGGCGGCTGCCTGAACATCTGCCCGGTCTACGGGCGCATCGGCGGACACGCCTACAACGCCACCTACACCGGCCCCATCGGCTCGGTGGTCATGCCGCTGCTGGGGGGCGTCAACGACCACGCCGACCTGTGTCGGGGCGAGACCCTCTGCGGCGCGTGCAAGGACATGTGCCCGGTCAACAACGACCTGCCGCGCATGCTCTCGGAGCTGCGCCACATGCTCGCATACGGCGACGAGACCTGGGACGTGACCCCGGTGGACAAGACCGAAGCCGTGGCCTTCAAGGCGTGGGCGGCGGCCATGTCGAGCCGCAAGGCCTACGACCTGCTGGTCAAGTCGGGGCGCCTGCTCCAGGCTCCCTTCGTTCGCAAGGGCGTGCTGAAGCACGGCGTGGGCCCGCTGGGCAAATGGACGGCGGACCGGGACTTCCCGCCCATCGCCAAGCAGACCTTCGCTGAACGCTGGAACACCATTCACGCCAAACGGCTCAAGGAGGACGGCGATGCATAA
- a CDS encoding (Fe-S)-binding protein — translation MSKQTATLFIQCLVDSLRPEIGDAMVHILERLGVPMHYPPEQTCCGQPAFNSGYRAEATKAARRFIDIFEDSEIIVCPSGSCVHMVRHHYPELFKDEPGMLVRARRVAARTYEFTEYLVDVLGVTDPGEELGSRFNGTVTYHDSCHLARGLGIRRQPRQLLGNIPGLTLVEMDESDRCCGFGGTFSVKYPEISTAMVDDKVKTILETGADVVSGCDVSCLMNIAGRLSRIGSPVRALHIAELLAGTGV, via the coding sequence ATGAGCAAACAGACAGCCACGCTTTTCATACAATGCCTTGTGGATTCCCTGCGTCCCGAAATCGGCGACGCCATGGTCCACATTCTGGAGAGACTCGGCGTGCCCATGCACTACCCGCCCGAGCAGACCTGCTGCGGCCAGCCCGCCTTCAACTCGGGGTACCGGGCCGAGGCGACCAAGGCCGCCCGCCGTTTCATCGACATTTTCGAGGACAGCGAGATCATCGTCTGCCCATCCGGTTCCTGCGTGCATATGGTCCGCCACCACTACCCTGAGCTGTTCAAGGACGAACCGGGCATGCTGGTGCGCGCCCGCCGGGTCGCGGCCAGGACGTACGAGTTCACCGAATACCTGGTGGATGTGCTCGGCGTCACCGATCCCGGCGAGGAGCTGGGCAGCCGCTTCAACGGCACGGTGACCTACCACGACTCCTGCCACCTGGCCCGGGGCCTCGGCATCCGCAGGCAGCCCCGCCAACTACTGGGAAATATCCCCGGCCTGACCCTGGTCGAGATGGACGAGAGCGACCGCTGCTGCGGCTTCGGCGGCACCTTCAGCGTCAAGTACCCGGAAATCTCCACGGCCATGGTGGACGACAAGGTCAAGACCATCCTGGAGACCGGCGCGGACGTCGTGTCGGGCTGCGACGTAAGCTGCCTGATGAATATCGCCGGACGCCTGAGCCGGATCGGCTCCCCGGTCCGCGCCCTGCACATCGCCGAGCTGTTGGCCGGAACCGGAGTGTAG
- a CDS encoding ABC transporter substrate-binding protein: MKRCFLCLAMLAVLCMASVAHAGKVVIAVSQFVEHPALDAVLKGFQDELREGGVEVDYRIYNAHGNMSVTYQIANKIVSDEPDMIVAIATPPAQACLKEYDKAPQLKGTPMLFTAITDPLGAGLVSNYEKPGGDVTGMSNQMPMGEHVDMIRKFIPELKSVGVVYNVGESNSVSAVTRFKAAAKERGVAVEEVTVANSAEVQQAATSLLGKVDAIFVPTDNTVVSAMEVVVKVCRRSQTPLFVADTDSVARGAVAAVGFDYYLHGRQTGAMAIRILNGAKPGDTPVEFQKKLTFQVFPAAAKKMGLEVPQSVIDQADKVIE, translated from the coding sequence ATGAAGCGTTGTTTTCTTTGTCTGGCCATGCTGGCCGTTTTGTGCATGGCGTCCGTCGCCCATGCCGGGAAGGTCGTCATCGCCGTCAGCCAGTTTGTCGAGCATCCGGCCCTGGACGCCGTGCTCAAGGGCTTCCAGGATGAACTCAGGGAAGGCGGCGTGGAAGTGGATTACCGGATCTACAACGCTCACGGCAACATGAGCGTGACCTACCAGATCGCCAACAAGATAGTGAGCGACGAGCCGGACATGATCGTGGCCATTGCCACCCCGCCCGCCCAGGCCTGCCTCAAGGAATATGACAAGGCTCCGCAGCTCAAGGGAACCCCCATGCTCTTCACCGCCATCACCGATCCCCTGGGGGCCGGTTTGGTTTCCAACTACGAGAAGCCGGGCGGCGATGTTACCGGCATGTCCAACCAGATGCCCATGGGCGAACACGTGGACATGATCCGCAAGTTCATCCCCGAGCTCAAGTCCGTGGGTGTCGTCTACAACGTGGGCGAGTCCAACTCCGTTTCCGCCGTGACCCGCTTCAAGGCCGCTGCCAAGGAACGCGGCGTTGCCGTGGAGGAAGTCACGGTCGCCAACTCCGCCGAGGTGCAGCAGGCAGCTACCTCCCTGCTGGGCAAGGTGGACGCCATCTTCGTGCCCACGGACAACACCGTGGTCTCGGCCATGGAAGTGGTGGTCAAGGTCTGCCGCCGTTCGCAGACTCCGCTCTTCGTGGCTGACACCGATTCCGTCGCACGTGGCGCCGTGGCCGCCGTGGGCTTCGACTACTACCTGCATGGCCGCCAGACCGGCGCCATGGCCATCCGCATCCTGAATGGCGCCAAGCCCGGCGACACTCCGGTGGAATTTCAGAAGAAGCTGACCTTCCAGGTCTTCCCCGCCGCCGCAAAGAAGATGGGGCTGGAAGTGCCGCAGAGCGTGATCGATCAGGCGGACAAGGTCATAGAATAA